TAATACTTCACGAGTTTCCGGCCTTTGGCGGTCAGTACCTTGGAATCGTAGGAGTTGAGACCGTATTGAGTCTGTAGGCGCTGCCGCTGCTCGCTGGGGAGTTCGCCCATTTCCGCGCGGGCCTGTTTCAGCTGATTTTCGTTCACAACCACGGGAACGAGATCGGGCTCCGGGAAGTAGCGGTAATCGGCACTCTCTTCTTTGCTTCGTAAGACCACGGTTTTTTCGCTGGCTTCGATCCAGCGGGCCGTCGTCTTATTACCTGGTTTCAAGCGTTCGCCGTCTTTTTTAAACTGTTCGTACTGCCGGACGGCCTCATGTCGAATAGCCCGTTCCACGGAACTGATGCTGTTCAGGTTCTTCACTTCAACGATTGGGGTCGGGATTTTGCTGCCGTCGGGTTGCAGGATGCGGATGTTGACGTTCGCATCGCAACGGAGTGAACCTTCTTGCATTTCGCAATCGGAAACGCCTATTTCGCGAAGCATCAGCCGCAACTCTTCCAGGTAGGCCCTGGCTTCCTCGGGACTCGAAATATCGGGTTTGGAGACGATTTCCAACAGCGGGGTGCCGGTACGGTTCAGATCGACCTTGGTGTCGCCGCCCCGTCCCGATTCGTCGTGCATCGACTTCCCGGCATCTTCCTCAAGGTGAGCCCGGAAGATGCCGATTTTCCTGGGGCCTTTGCCCGCGTCGATCTCCAGATATCCTTCGCTGCTGAAGGGCAGGTCGAACTGGCTGATCTGGAAGTTTTTGGGCAGGTCGGGGTAGTAGT
The genomic region above belongs to Telmatocola sphagniphila and contains:
- the gatB gene encoding Asp-tRNA(Asn)/Glu-tRNA(Gln) amidotransferase subunit GatB translates to MAEAEYEIVVGLETHVQLLTNTKLFCGCTTRFGAPPNSQVCPVCLGMPGSLPVMNRKAFDLSLKAALALNLQIAPFTKWDRKNYYYPDLPKNFQISQFDLPFSSEGYLEIDAGKGPRKIGIFRAHLEEDAGKSMHDESGRGGDTKVDLNRTGTPLLEIVSKPDISSPEEARAYLEELRLMLREIGVSDCEMQEGSLRCDANVNIRILQPDGSKIPTPIVEVKNLNSISSVERAIRHEAVRQYEQFKKDGERLKPGNKTTARWIEASEKTVVLRSKEESADYRYFPEPDLVPVVVNENQLKQARAEMGELPSEQRQRLQTQYGLNSYDSKVLTAKGRKLVKYYETVAAKIGDGKAVCNRISDLIFPALTSRNEEIEQFPISADTFADFLKQTATAGQDPRRKTFEYMLEHNSGIKEAMDALGIKDASSFDEASLRKSVLEAIAGNTKSVEDFKKGKATAANAILGAVMRANKGAPNELVRKILMEELAK